A region of the Gemmobacter fulvus genome:
CCTGGCGCAAGCTGGTGGTGGATCAGGTGCATGAGCGCCCGGTGCCCAGCCCGGTGGTGCTGCTGGATGGCAATACCGGCTCTGCCAAGACCGAGGTGCTGGCTTTGCTGGCCGCACAGGGCGTGCAGGTGATCGACCTTGAGGGCATGGCGCGGCACCGGGGATCGCTGTTCGGGGCGCTGCCGGGTGGGCAGCCGTCGCAAAAGACATTCGAGGGGGCCCTGGCACTGGCGCTGGCCCGGCTCGACCCCGCCCGCCCGGTGGTGGTGGAGGCGGAAAGCTCCAAGGTTGGTAATTGCCGGATCCCGGCGCCCCTGTGGAAGGCGATGGTCGCGGCCCCGAGGATCGAGATCGTGGCGCCGCTGGCCGCACGGGCTGCGTATCTGACGCGGGCCTATGCCGATCTTCTGGCCGATCCGGCGCGGCTGGTGCAGGTGATCGCCTTGCTGCGCCCGCTGCACCCCGCTGTGGTGATCGAGGCATGGCAGGCGCAGGCCGGGGCCGGGGCCTTCACCGATCTGGCCGAAGGGCTGATGGCGCGGCACTATGATCCGCGCTACGCCAAACATCGCGGGCGTCTGGCAGTGCCGGTGCAGCGGGTCGCGGTGGACAGCCTGGCCCCGGCGGCGCTGCCGGAACTGGCGGCCCGTATCGCGGCGCGGTTGCACGACAGGTAATCTTGCGGAGCGCGCGATGCGCGCAAGACTTTGAGCGCGCCTGCACCGCCTGTGGCGGTTTGGCTTGTGGCCTGCGGCGCGAGTATTTTTACAAATTGCAAATCAGCGTGCGGTGATATGGGCCGGGCCTTCGGTCAACTGGCCGATGCGGGCGGCGGTGATGCCCTTTGCGTGGAGCGCCGCGAGGGTGGAGGTGGCCTTGGCTGCGGGCAGGGCGGCGAGAAAGCCGCCCGCGGTCTGGGGATCGAACAGCAGGGCGGTCTCGGGCGTGTCTGGTGCATCGAGTTGGCCGTGCAGGGCGGCGCGATTGGCAGGGGCGAGGCTGGAGGCCATGCCCTGCGCC
Encoded here:
- the mnmH gene encoding tRNA 2-selenouridine(34) synthase MnmH, whose product is MAVTLTTLPQIFALGFDSIIDVRSPAEWAEDHIPGAINLPVLNDAERAEVGTIYKQVSPFTARKIGGALVAKNAAAHLQGPLADKTGGWKPLVYCWRGGQRSGSFTSILQQVGWRADVIAGGYKAWRKLVVDQVHERPVPSPVVLLDGNTGSAKTEVLALLAAQGVQVIDLEGMARHRGSLFGALPGGQPSQKTFEGALALALARLDPARPVVVEAESSKVGNCRIPAPLWKAMVAAPRIEIVAPLAARAAYLTRAYADLLADPARLVQVIALLRPLHPAVVIEAWQAQAGAGAFTDLAEGLMARHYDPRYAKHRGRLAVPVQRVAVDSLAPAALPELAARIAARLHDR